A region of Lycium barbarum isolate Lr01 chromosome 3, ASM1917538v2, whole genome shotgun sequence DNA encodes the following proteins:
- the LOC132631688 gene encoding hexose carrier protein HEX6-like yields MAVGIASVSENSENYNGRITWFVVLSSMVAATGGIIFGYDIGISGGVISMVPFLKKFFPDVYTKMTEVAEISNYCKFDSQLLTSFTSSLYIAGLIASFFASPVTRTYGRRPSIIVGGVAFLIGSALGGAASNIYMLILGRVLLGVGVGFANQAVPLYLSEMAPPKYRGSFNIAFQFCVGIGVLLASLLNYGVEKIKGGWGWRISLAMAAAPATFLTVGALFLPETANSLIQHGNDHQKAKHILQRVRGTTDVQAELDDLIKASDKSKAVKHPFKQIIKRIYRPQLVMSIAIPFFQQVTGINVISFYAPILFQTIGLGASASLLSAVVTGLVGTSATFLALLIVDKVGRRAMFSFGGIVMFVSQMLIGGIMAAKLGDQGVLSKGYGLLVLVLVCIYVAGFSLSWGPLGWLVPSEIFPLEIRSAAQSITVAVGLIFTFIIAQTFLVMLCHLKSGIFFFFGGWVAIMTGFVYLLLPETRNLPIESMEKIWIDHWFWKRFVNDEQD; encoded by the exons ATGGCAGTTGGTATTGCCTCAGTAAGTGAGAATTCTGAGAATTACAATGGCAGGATTACATGGTTTGTGGTGTTATCATCCATGGTAGCTGCCACTGGAGGAATCATCTTCGGCTATGATATCGGAATTTCAG GTGGAGTTATCTCGATGGTGCCGTTTCTGAAGAAATTTTTCCCAGATGTGTACACTAAGATGACAGAAGTTGCCGAAATAAGCAACTACTGTAAATTTGACAGCCAACTTCTGACCTCTTTCACCTCCTCACTCTACATTGCTGGCCTtattgcttccttctttgcctcACCAGTCACTCGCACATATGGCCGTAGACCATCAATTATAGTCGGTGGAGTAGCATTTCTCATCGGTTCTGCCCTTGGAGGTGCAGCATCCAATATCTACATGCTAATACTTGGTCGCGTCCTGCTAGGTGTAGGAGTTGGTTTTGCAAATCAG GCAGTCCCTTTATACCTCTCAGAAATGGCACCTCCCAAGTACCGGGGATCTTTCAATATCGCGTTCCAATTTTGTGTAGGGATTGGGGTTCTATTAGCTAGCCTTCTTAACTACGGCGTTGAAAAGATCAAAGGTGGTTGGGGATGGAGAATTTCCTTGGCAATGGCTGCAGCTCCTGCAACATTTCTAACAGTAGGAGCACTTTTTCTCCCAGAAACCGCAAACAGCCTAATTCAGCATGGCAATGATCATCAAAAAGCTAAGCATATTTTACAACGCGTACGAGGTACAACCGATGTTCAAGCAGAACTAGACGATCTCATCAAAGCAAGTGACAAGTCAAAAGCTGTCAAGCACCCTTTCAAGCAAATTATTAAACGGATATACAGGCCTCAACTTGTTATGTCCATAGCTATACCATTCTTCCAACAGGTGACGGGAATCAACGTTATCTCCTTCTACGCTCCAATTCTCTTCCAAACGATAGGCCTAGGCGCGAGTGCATCCCTTTTGTCAGCTGTGGTGACAGGGCTGGTGGGGACCAGCGCGACTTTCTTAGCGTTGTTGATAGTTGACAAGGTCGGGCGAAGAGCTATGTTCAGTTTCGGGGGAATCGTTATGTTTGTATCACAAATGTTGATAGGGGGAATAATGGCAGCTAAGTTAGGAGATCAAGGGGTGTTGAGCAAGGGGTATGGGTTATTGGTTTTAGTCTTGGTGTGCATTTATGTTGCAGGTTTTAGTTTGTCTTGGGGTCCTTTAGGATGGTTAGTTCCAAGTGAAATATTTCCATTAGAAATAAGGTCAGCAGCACAAAGCATAACAGTAGCTGTTGGTTTAATCTTCACTTTCATAATTGCTCAGACTTTCTTGGTTATGCTTTGTCATCTCAAATCTgggatttttttcttctttgggGGGTGGGTTGCAATTATGACTGGATTTGTCTACTTGTTATTGCCAGAGACAAGGAATTTGCCaattgaaagtatggaaaaaatcTGGATAGACCACTGGTTTTGGAAGAGATTTGTTAATGATGAACAAGACTAG